The Mugil cephalus isolate CIBA_MC_2020 chromosome 8, CIBA_Mcephalus_1.1, whole genome shotgun sequence genome segment TATCTCGCTCATTCCTGTCAAAAGCTGAATTCAGAAGCGATATAATTGCATTCTTGCTGCAGCCTTTCTTGATCCAGTCTGATGGGAAAAGTTAGACAATGATGTTTGAGCGTTTGAGCACATTTCAGGTTAattaatcagatcagatttaACGAGACGGCCTGAAAGGAAATCGGACGAAGAGCAGCTCAGTCAGAGCAGCTATTAAAACTGTCTGCGTCGCATTTTACTCgtcatgtaaacacagaaacaagatATAAAGAATCCAGAAGCTCAGTTTAATTACATTTCTCAGGCTGATTCGGGGGTTGGAGCAGATACTCCAGGACTGATAGTTAAAATATTTGCAGCTCGCGAGTTGCTGATGAGCCTGAGAAGTTTCGTCCCGGCTTTacataaacaaacagacacatttatcaGCAATTTGTGACAATTATGtctctaaaaataaacagctccACTTCCTCAGCAGCAGTCCGGGCATCCATCTTCCTGGGCAACATCACTGCTGTGTGACCGTGAACAACCCAGGGGATGCAGCGAGACTTACGGCATTCgtagaagaagaattaaatgaaatcatgACGACGCACAACGCCCTCCTGATAAGGAGGCCGCCTGCGTCAACGCGCAACGATGCAGATCACGGCACGTTtcagctccactgctgctccGCGCTCAGGCCGGGGCTTCCTGAGAAACCACCCAAACACCGTTTCACCTTAAAGGTCACAATCGCTTCCTGATCCAAGAGCGATAAGCATCTCAATTACCCCGCAGAGAGCAGCTCCGTGTCAGGCCTCTCCTTCCCAGTTCGCCCTCCGAGGGAGGGACGGAAGCGGATCACCTCCAACGACGCCCGTTCGCCTACGTTCCCCCAACTCTGGGCCAAGGCCGGAGCGTTCACCTTTACCCCACATGAGCAGCCTGAGCCTCCAGAGGAGAGGTTAGGTTTCATTAAAGCTCGACGTTTCCACTAGAAGTCACAGAAGTACAGTAGGAGCGGTTTTGTGTTTTAGCTCTGCGTCAGCAAAACAAAAGACTGGATCAAGATGAAAAGGCCATAATCAGTTTGGATCACTTTCTATGGTGGTggtgcccccaccccccccccccccccatcctccaccaccaccaccacccccgtCGGCCTTGACTGCCAACAGCCGACACTCCCCTCTGCCAAGTCTTTTGTTTCGTGACACATGAGAAAACCGCAACCCTCCTTCTAACAAATGGATTTCCAGGTCCTTCCAGGCTTTTTTGCAAAGTGACAATAGCGACTCAAACACAGGTGGAAAACACTTAATTGGGCGGCTCTGTAAATCCGTTTAAGCCTGGCAGAAACCGGTCTGCTGTGTAATGAGGTTGTTTGAAACTGAAACACCTGCAACGAGCGGCAAAGCAGGTGTTTCAGTTTCCACAGGTTTTGTTAGTGGCTTTTGTGACCGgccacctttttttctttgcaacataatacagagacaataacgtgaaagaaaaacaaacaaaaaagatacaTAGTGCTGgagaggtaaaaagaaaaaccctaAGTGGGCTTATTCAAGGtacctccaccacacacacacaaaaaaactcaaaaaaacaaaagaaaatcaataataaacaacaacatcaacaacaaagtCAAAGGCCTTAATGTAACTCAATAAAGAGTCCGAGTATGAGTAAAAATATGTGTTAAGGCTGTTATGAGTCTTGGTGTATTAAAAAGGACTTCAGCCTGGACTTAAAATGAATCAATGACGCAGATGTTGTTGCtcaatgaaaatataaattccACAGTAATGAACCTAAATAAAGGGGAATTGGCTTTGTGAGGTGTGTCACATGCTGCATTGTCACCAAGAATACAGATTCTTAGAAATTTGAGTTTGGGAAATATAATGGTGAGAGCAGATCAAACTCCAGATGTTGAGGaaacaaggttttattttttttcaaactatCAGCAGTGAAGCTGGTTTGATTCCGACCTTTGAGTGCGTGTCTCTCTTCACTTAACTGTTAAATAAAAGGTACAAAGACCAaagaataactaaaaataaacactcgCTGTTGAATACATTTTTCTAGGTCACGTCATATTTGTTaaactacactgatcagccacaacattaaaaccacagagtGAATGACATCATGATCCAtcatcctgttcccagacaccaccccccacccccccccccccccccccccccctcagaaagcccatgttcattcactgatgagtcccaactgatTTGGAGCCTTAGCTCCTTTGTTGCAATTGAATTCTGTCGAAGTTAATCAAAGCAGTCAGgaaatgggatttttttcttttctttttttaagctaCAAACAGTCGACTGTTTCAGACCTACTGAAACCAACAGGAAACACATGTGGTGTAGGAGCCTAATGCTAATTTTAGTTgattagaatttttttatttacatgttaaaaGGCATTTATATTAATTATGATAAAAGGAGCTATTTTCATTATTGGGATTAAAATATTGACAGTTCGTATTGATGAGTCACTAGTTGATGATCAGAATCTGTACAAAACCAAGCAAGGAAACGACTTTCAATCAAATCCTTTACgtcatttaaaacaatttattaaacacgttgaaaatgtaataagaactacacacatacacagtaaGAATTAAAAGACaggaatttaaaaacaagaaaaagcactTCCACACATTTACAAAGAGACTGtacaatatacacacacacacacacacacaaaaaaaacatattaaaccatttaaaaacagaaacatgtataaaattcATACTGACACATGTCTGACCTGACTGATAAGATTTCAGTCTCGTCTATTTTACAGCTGCAGGTCTGACTTGGTCTCGTTTTCTCATGAGAGGAGAGTGATGAGTGCGTCCAGAAACTTGCTTCTGTCCTCAGCCTTCAGTTCAATTACTgcaaagagaaaagcagagaagtgtcaaaagcaggaagaaaatgtgaatattttcacTGGAGAGATTTTTTCCTGCAAGTAATCTAAAAAGTAAACGTTAACTGTCATCCAAATGATGCTAGAGGTGAAGCTTCAcgaaataaaatgcacattaaacTAGGTGAAGGCTGCCACCCACTGTCTACAGACGAGAATGACGTCTCTGAAGGAACGAAGAGACAGAAAGTTGTACTTACTGGAGGTGTCAAAGTGGTCGTGAAGAGTTCTGGAGCTGGTGCTCTCTGCAGCTTTCTCAAATGCTCGACCAAAGAAACTTTGAGAacatgagggggaaaaaattgaGAAAACAATGCCAGAATTgttgcataaataaaaaaaaatgtgggaaaaagAAGGTCACGATTtgtagagaaataaaaaaatttttcAACCGACAGCAAACTGGTAAATAACGAGAGGTctgcaacatttctttgtggGTTAGAGAAAGGATGAGCATACTGAAAGTGCCATAATCTGAACTCTTCTCCTGGTTTTAGCCATACATTTCTCAGTGTTCATGGTGAATGTACAGAAACATGATTTGAATTGATCTACAGATACAGCAAAGTGTGAATTCTGCAAAACATGTAAGTAAACTTCATTGGGTTTGGAACTGTAACATTAAAAACCTTTAACTACAGAATATAGTGCAAATAATCAAAGGCTGAAGTTATTttgtaaacaacaaaaacaaaagtgatggAAACCGCTTCTTTAGTCTGATTCAATTGTTTGCGTTTGTGCAGATCAGCTCACTATGTTTTTAAATCTTACTTCTTTTTGTCCGACGTCTCAGACTCTGGTGGGATCCCCACAACGATGACAGTTCCCTTCTCCACGTCCTTGGGTGCAGCCATGATGAGAGGAAGCAGCCTGCAGCGTTTATTCCTCGTCTAAACACCCGAGAGACGGCGattaaaagagaggaaaaaaggacAAGCGGCTTCACATAATCAGTACTGATGCGGTTCTGGTCCTCACCGAATGGACGAAGGCCTTCAGGAGGTACTTGCAGAGCAGAGTCAAGGCCATGGGCTTTGAGAAGAGCTTCACATCAGGGGTTCCCTGCAAACGAACGAgcagccggaggaggaggaggaaataattaATCAGCAGAATTAATTTGCGCTAGaccggttcatactgaataccagTAATTTCTTTCCATTatgatatgcatttttaatataccagtaTACCaatgtatttgattacacagcgtttggAACGTTGCAccatgagacactgtttcagacgggaccattttcaatgtatcgcctctaaacacacatggtgcaactgtgtcactgtgacgtctGGTGacgatggaaaggtccgaaaaatgaagcggcagaacgagaagcCTAAAATAGGTGctgtgtcagtttttttttttttttttttaaggatgacCAGACAGTCTCTGAATTCTGGAGACAGTCTCTGTTTTGAATAAcctgttgcacgcagactacaattattacggtagccggtcgtgCTCTATTGACATTGCAGACACGGCAGTTTAagtatgtttaaatatgttaaaataaatgaaactgtaattgttcCCGTTTCTACATTTCATCtcgataacatttaatttttttgtctctgagctgtaaatgtccctgttatttccacatcagcaggccgTGCAAACctattttactactagtgtaggattattctacagtatttactcatcatcacagtaaaacagtccatcctcagtcaatctactgcagtaattcctctctcaaccagtggaaaatgtcgcaaacatgtgattatgcatgaaataaaaacaccatttttcagtcagaattttgaaaaaaatacagtgatatacatttttggtcatatcACCCAGCCGTATATTAAAAACCAGTCATCCAGACACTCGTACCTCCATGAGGTAGCAGTAGAGGAAGGGTCCCTGTGACAGGATGAGATTCGTGCAGATGCAGCTGGCCACAGTCTGTTGAATCGCCATCAGCTTCTTCTTAGCCAGGTCGATGCCTGAATGTAGACTGTCCAGGTCACTCCTTCacagattaaacaaaaacattcgtATCAGTCAGATCATGACTCCTCGAGAGTGTTCACAAACAAGCGCACTCCTCTCTACTCCACCTGGAGAGGGAGTCGAGAGCCTTGATGAAGTTGTCGCTGTCGTCTTTCTCCGTGCTCTCCAGCAAGGCGGCTGTAGCATGAACCATGTCGCTGGCCAGGAAACGGTTCTTGAAGCCGAAGTGAACGCCGAACGTCTGGATGCGGATGTCCTTCAtactgaggaggagagaaaaccggtgataaaaaaaaaaaaaaaaggaagctgaATGCCAAGCAGCGTCTCTTTAAAGTCTGGAGTCATACCCGTATTTATTGGAGGACTCTTCAATGACTTCCTTCAGGTTCTCTTTGATTGACATGTCCATAGAATTAAACTTCTGTCGAACTTGTTTCAGGGGAAGCCTGTTACGAGCACCGCACACAAAAACTAGATTTAATACAACAAACTTCTGCACAGTAACACACAGAGCACTGATTTCATGCCACGTACCCCATGTCGGCCAAGAACTCCTGGAGTTTCTTTTGTCCATTTAAGGTCCAAAGCTTGAAGCTGCAGGAAGTGTAACAGGAATTACAAATGCTCTCATACAGAGACCAGTGCTGGTACAGAGTCAGACgcaagctgcagcagaaggttaaggataaaagaaaaagaaaaaggtgtgcCACAAAAACAGAAGCTGGGGATTCAAAGATGATGTCGGAATCAAGGATACTCGTATTCGAAGGAGATCCTCATACAGTCGATGGAGATTGAGTTCTCCTCATCCTCGTTGCGGTGATTATGCCGCGAAACGTGTCGCTGCATCGTGGCGATGTCTGTGACGTACTTCATACTTAAAAGGAACAAGGTAGTCAGTgagaaaaccaaattaaatGCACACTTTTgcgaattgttttttttttttcttactgtgtGATTTTATCATGGACCCACTGGTCTGTCAGTCCAATGATGGCCCACCTGCAAAGACAAACCAGTCTCCATCTAATAGGCTGCACCTTCCACTACGAATTTCCAAAATGTTTGCTTCATTAAACAGGAAAATATCATTTGATGCCTCACCAGAGCATGTCCTTGGTGTCTTTAGTCAAAACCCACGCAAGCTCAAAAAACATCATAGCAGCCTAAGAGAGGAAACGCATGAAAACATAGAGGAGTTaattcagaaacaacaacagaccaTGTACAATGAAAGTCTTTACAGTTAATTATCCTTGGTTATTCAtgatgtaaaatatttaaaatgttcaaactacatatatacacactcacagAGGTTCCATGGTATTCATACTGCTCATAGTCAAACAAGATTTCCCTCCTGTGAAATGAGAGAAATACGTGAATAAAGCTCACatcgacaaaacaacaaaccaataactaaaaacaaacatcacctTCGAGCCTcccactccctcctctcccgGCGTCTTTCAATTCTCCTCTCGAAGGTTCCCTGCAGTGatcacaaaaaacatcacagtctAGTTCTTCCTTCAAGCTCATTTCAAGGAATTCCACTGACGATACGCACTTCATCAAATCTCCTCCGTTTTCCAGACGGCTCGGATCCGTCATCGCTCTCATTCCCAGAATCtccttcctcgtcctcctcgtctcgAAATATGTCATCATACGAGGGCACGCCCAGGTCATCATCCTGTTTGATTAGCAGCTTTATCTGTGTGACAAGAAGGTGACGAACATTTAGTTACACATTTTGACACGAGGCTGCACTGTTTCCACTGAGGGGAGCTGATACTCGGCACTGAAGTTCAgaccaacaaataaaagaaaaataacaatttgaTGCTTTCACTTGAATCCAAACACGTCATTGTTCATCACCTGGGTGTCGTTGTAGACGTTGACCACATCAACAGGCCGGTGAGTGTCACagatgaagaagatggagtCATCGTCCGgctgcagcatctccagcaggtCGACATTTGCCCCACAGTTGATGAGAACGAAGTATCGAAACTGCAACACAGCGTGGACCAAAATAACACCGGCAGTTCAGTGAGGAAACAAGTCTCAAGTTTACACTttctaaaatatttgtttggGGGGGAGGGGTTGTTTAAACCTCCAATATATGAtcacaattaaaacattttcccaagtttatgtgtcaggtactttatgtttgtttgttgactaaCTACATATCCATCCAGAAAACCTGCTACACAACTATGGAGAAATATGCAGATCACCATAAAAATCACCGACTGGTCTTAAATTGGAAAGAGACAATGACTTTATATAGTTTCTAAGCACATATTCTTGTAATCTATAAaatttggtatgaaaaactattatcaagaataataacatacatTAAATCGGGGCCCGTGTCAGTTTtcccattaaattaggaaattaaatggaaaaaaaggtcTATTTAGATACGTTACACATTGAATGAGGTCAAATTGACCCTAAAAATAATAGGGGGGGTTGAGCCTCCGTCATATGTTTGTAAGAGCAGCTCTGATTTAAACTATACCTGCTCTTTGTGTTCGAGGAAGGCAGTGCCAAGGTCCTGCCAGCCTGTAACCGGCACAAGTGTGTACTGGATCTGGTCACAGTGAAACAACGCCtacagagaaacaggaagattATTGCAATCGTCATTTGACAGTGTTGAGTAATAGTGTCACTGAAAAGGAAGAACATATTTGGACATACAGATGaactatttatattatttattttcatgttgaatatactcaaacacacacaaacagaaacatgcaggaGGATGTTAGTAAAGGTGATGCCACTAATTTACAGGATTAATTATAAGTGCTCATATACACTGCAACCAGTCTACAAATCAAAAGTCTTTATTCTATgtgagattttttaaaatgtatataaacatagttgaataaaaaaaaactatagcaCCTGACAGACATAAAGTGGCTACAAGAAAGTAGCAAagtaaataaaggaaacaaactctagtaaacaaaaaaacacaaatgtgcaatttacagatgcaaaacaacatataaatatgtaataaatgtaCTGTGTCCTGTGTGACTTGCTGATGATAAGCTAATATTAAACAGCTGATATGAGCCAGGAGCTAATGTTTGCACATTATCTTTTTACCTGTAGTATCTTACAGGCGCACAGTGCGTCGATGTCCGCTGCCACCAGGAGTGCGACTCTCTAAAAGCGtcaaaaagacaataaaatgccATAAGAAATAAACGTTTTTGCGTGGACATTAACTTACATATTTGCTAAGTAGCATTAGCCACCCACGGGTAAAGTTAGCTGGCTACGGAGCCTAATGCTACAGCAACAAACTCCTACCTGGTTGGCAACGACTTCATAAAAATCCTTCCTTATGTCCGTCACGAACATCGTCGAAAAACGATTAAAACGTCTAAGATGAGAAACGCTTGATAAAATAATCCTAAAGCCGCACGGACAATGCGTTATTGTACCGCGCTGTCAAACCGggaccttttctttctttctgtctattTGCTTTTTACTGCGAACTGTTCCTCGTTGAAAATGTGGCGCCAAATCTGCACGTCAGCACCAGCCAATCACCGGGGAGGACAGTCGCATACGTCATTCCGCCCAGGCCACGCCCACTGCGTGAAGAAAACAAAGCGgaggcaaaaacacaaacaagtagAGAGATGTATGTGGAGATTTCTGCAAACTGTAATGATTATGagataaaatacaaatgatatGAACTCTGATCATTTTTATGCTTAACTGCATTACATCAATTTGCTAATTTTGTTTACAAGATTTTAGTTGTTATAAAAATCagtgttataaaaataaaataaaaacagtttatttttataggtgAAAATATTAAAGTCTAACTATCCCACATTTACCAGCTGCAACATTAAACAAATTGTGCAGACTGCTGTGCAATGACCTCCATATTTATTCCCTAGTCGACCTACCtcaatataaatatttgtatatGCATATTTGTATGAACATAGATagcatttgcattttgtttaattatttactattttaaatgctgctttCCCCCCTCATTGTACCAATTACATTCAGTTCCGTGCTACTGTGTGCTTTTAtagtatatattgtattttattgtgtttaactgctagttttttgtttgttttgttgttttcttctatatatgtatttatgctGCTATACTTTCTATTTTGTATTGGTCTACAAACCACAGAGCTGCCCAACTGTATTTGGTTGTTTTTCACcacacaatgacaataaaaacttatTCTTATGTACACATTAGTGAATTATTATTAGTGATACAAAGAGAACCATTTGAAtgagtagctttttttttcttacgtaTATTTCGGTACTGTTGCTAAAAATGTTGATTGGATAACTTGCTTTTGCACTATTGAGATAATGAGCCCCATAAAACCCCACATCCTTCAACACTTTTAACTGTTGCGGACGCATCTGGGAAAAGATAAGTTGCAGAAAATGTGAGGGTGTTGTTTGTTgtagacacaaataaaatacaaattatacaCAGTGGTGACTATAAAGCTTATTCTAACAGCTATTTTAGTTTTCACACAAATCTCTAAATTGGCTTTTATAGAATGcaacacagaataaaacattgTGAGATCATTTCACAATGTGATATTTCATGATAACTACTAATGTATTCTTCAAACTGGTCATCCATTACCTTCATATCGATGTCTACAACCACTGGTTTTCCTCCAACTCTTATTTCTGTCTGTATTCAAAACTggaattcaaaaagaaaatatgcagaGGACAGTGTGTATTGTAAGACCGTTTCAAAACATCATTTAGTGACACAAAAAGATTCCTTCAAAGCATTACAGTATGGACAATCAGGATACTGCATCAGCCTGAGCAGCTGCTACACAGttatgacataaaataaagcaaacaagcAAGTTTAAGCGTAACGCCTTGCACTGATCCCAAGAGACCAGACATGATCGACATCCAGCTACAGAACACATGTACTGAAAACCACATAAATTAAGAAAATGGATGGAAGTAATGAGGAAAACATGTTGCTCTCTAGCTGTGAAACATGCAGATTTTATCAAAATGCAGCAATctaatgaacttttttttttcttttaaccgcAAAGGGTCCTCCAGAAAGTTGTGCCCACAAATACAACTCCTATTTCAagaatttcacatttaaaataacaaatattcaaaattcAAGTAAACTCATACATGCCCCTAAGTTAAATACATCTTCAAGTTCCTGTGAGACTTAACCAGATAGTGTTTCCTCCTTGTAACTCGTTCCACTCCACAGAAAACGTCACGTTTCGCTCCAGCAATGATTAAATTtctgaaaagtaattttttttttttctgaggtaAAGAAAGGCAGCATGCCACATATAAACACTCAGTGGTATCTTCACAAATGAATCGTGTATAAcgtaaatgacaaaaaaaaaaaagggatttagAACAGAGAGCATACACTGTACATGAAGT includes the following:
- the cdc45 gene encoding cell division control protein 45 homolog, giving the protein MFVTDIRKDFYEVVANQRVALLVAADIDALCACKILQALFHCDQIQYTLVPVTGWQDLGTAFLEHKEQFRYFVLINCGANVDLLEMLQPDDDSIFFICDTHRPVDVVNVYNDTQIKLLIKQDDDLGVPSYDDIFRDEEDEEGDSGNESDDGSEPSGKRRRFDEGTFERRIERRRERREWEARRREILFDYEQYEYHGTSAAMMFFELAWVLTKDTKDMLWWAIIGLTDQWVHDKITHMKYVTDIATMQRHVSRHNHRNEDEENSISIDCMRISFEYDLRLTLYQHWSLYESICNSCYTSCSFKLWTLNGQKKLQEFLADMGLPLKQVRQKFNSMDMSIKENLKEVIEESSNKYGMKDIRIQTFGVHFGFKNRFLASDMVHATAALLESTEKDDSDNFIKALDSLSRSDLDSLHSGIDLAKKKLMAIQQTVASCICTNLILSQGPFLYCYLMEGTPDVKLFSKPMALTLLCKYLLKAFVHSTRNKRCRLLPLIMAAPKDVEKGTVIVVGIPPESETSDKKNFFGRAFEKAAESTSSRTLHDHFDTSIIELKAEDRSKFLDALITLLS